CCTTTTGGTTGCCCGATAGTGCAATTCCAATTGTAATTAATCCTCAAAATAACTTAGAAGACTATCAAAAAGTTCTCAAATATCTCGAACAAGTGACTGATGTAGAACTAGACAGCGGTCACTGGGTGAAAATTATTGATGGCAAAAATGAATATGTCGTTAACCTCCATTGCATCAGTTCTTTTTGTCAAGAACCCAATGGGAGGATAACTTTTTGGTTGCCAGATGGCACTATCCCAATCATTATTAACTCCTCAAATAATCCAGATTCTTATCAAAAAGTCTTGCAGTTTGTCAAAAATACAACAGGATATTCTTTGTCGTAAGCTTACAGCAGGGAACAGGGAATAGGTAACAGGGTTGAAAACTAAAATAGTTATCTAGCATATTCTCTCTAGCCGATAAGTAAATATTGAGTTATCTACAAGTTAAGAAACTATTATGATATAAAATCAAAGATACCAGACTTCTTTAAGAAGTCTGGTATCTGAACTATCAAGGTAAGTTTTAATTAACTTTTGCTAATGTAATTTTCTTGATTTATTTCCATTGGTGTAACTTTCACACCATCCTCATGAGGAATTATTTTTTGAGTAAGTTCTCCGGCTCGCCAACTATCAGCAATATCTTTAATAAAACTGGCGATGGGAATAGCAATTAACAATCCTAAAACTCCGCCTAGTTTTGCACCGATGAGTAAAGAAATCACCACCCAAACAGGATTTAAACCAGTTAAATTTCCTAAAATTCTGGGTGCAACAATATTAGAGTTGATTTGGTCAAGAGCTACTGCTACACCTAAAACTTCCACGCCTAACCAGAAATTTTCTAAAGCAACTAATAAACTTACAATGGCAATTCCTATCCCTGTACCAAAGGGAAATAATGAGAAAAAACCAATCGCAATCCCAAACAATAAAGCAAGGGGAATTCGGAGAGCGACAAATGCTAATGTCACCAACACAGCTAAAATAGCCCCCAATGTTGCCTGACCAATAAAATAATTTTGAAAATCTTCTCGGAGTAATTGCCTAACTTTTGTGCCGATATGTTCAGGAAACCATTGATAAATTCCATTCCACAAATTTTCACCATTTAAGATTAAGTAAATAGTCAAAACGGCGGCAATTAAAATATTAACGACAACACCGATAGTATCAAAGGCAAAACCGAGAATTCTGCCTGTGAAAGATTGAAATTGATTAGATAATCTCTCTAAAAGTTGGAGAGCTAAACCTCTTAAATTAACAGGAAGTTGTTGCGTTGCTGCCCAATTTTGAAAAGCTTCTAATTGTTGCAAGCCAGAATCTATCCAAGAAGGGAGAATATTAGCTAGTTCATTTAGCTGTTGCAAGATAACTGGCACTAAGGTGACACCAACACCCGCTAAAATCACCACAGCTAACAGCAAGACTCCAATAATCGCCAAGTTTCGGGGTACACCTCGTCTGTGAAAGAACTGGATGGGGTAGTTTAAGACAAATGCTAGTAGGATAGCGATCGCAACTACACTAACCAAGGGTTGAAAGTACTTGACAACCTGGATTAATAACCAACCGTTGAGAATGACTAGCGGAAACGCCAAGCCATAACTTAACCATCGTGGTAGTTTGTTTGCTGATTGCATGAGAATGACTTCACCACAATTCTTTAGTTTATTGTGGCATCAGATTAATTTCTTTCAAGGGGCTAGGGTTATAGGTTACAGGGTAAAGGTGACAGGTTACAAATAATTTTCTATCACCTGTCACTTGTCAGCACTTTGTTGATTGATAAAATCCAGCATAATTCTTTGGTGCATTGTTCCCAAAGGACGGATTTCGCCGGCTATTGCTGAGTAACAACTACCGCTGCTAATATCTTCTAGTGTTAAAAGTCCCATATCCCAGCCTTCATTCAGTTCCAGTTGATTTATATCCACCAACAAGGGAGCCTGGAAAACATAGCGGATGACTTTTTCGTCGGGATAACAGCCAAATTCGGCAAATGTCGGCAATTCATAACCAATTTCTTCGATAAGTTCGCGCTTGACTGCTACCTCTGGCGTTTCGCCTGGTTCGATGTGTCCGCCGAACAAACCCCAGCAACCAGCCGCCGCAATGGTGGGGATGTTGTCGCGCAGTTGCATGAGATACTTGTTGTCTTGGTAAAGAATGGCGATCGCTACTTCTGGTAGTTGGTTAGTCATAAAATTTAAACTTAAAAATTACTCTTCTGTTATATATACTTCACCAAAATCTTGCCCAGCGATCGGAATACTTTTATAGCTCACTTTACCCTTTAAAACTACTTGAGTTCCCTGCTGCAAATTTTTTTGATTGGTAATTACCCAGATTTTGCCAGTCGAATCATTAATTTGATATGCCCACTGCTTCATCAGCGGTACTTGCTTTTCTACCTTACCTTGGATATAAACCGTAGTTGGTTTGTCTGGTTTAGTAGGAATTTTTTCAATTGGTGTGACATTACTACCAAAGACAAAATTACTACCTTTGAGTTCTGGAAGCCTCCAAGTAGTACAACTAGCAAGTCCCCCCATTAGCAGACAATTGCAGATTATGCGGTAATAATTTGACGATTTGTGCATGAGTTTTATCGGGAATAGAAAATGGAAAACTAAAAAACTTGTCTACTGTTCTACTATTACCTGTTGACTTTTAGCCCTTCCCTGTTCCCTGTCTCTTGTCACCTATACCTATCTCCTAATTTCATAGTTTTATCCGTAAGATTCGACAAGGGATCTGAGAAGATGAACAAGTATGGTCTTGTGGTAGGAGATATGTAACAGCAAATCAACAAACAACAATTTTTCCCGCTGTTAACTTCACTACAGACAACTAAAATTTGGGATTAGAGGCGAATCTTCTGAGGATTCTCATGGAAACAACAACTGCCAAACTTCTTGATGGTAAAGCGTTAGCAGCAAAAATTCACCAACAACTACAAACACAAATTCACCAATTACAAGCCAAAGTAGGCCGTCCTCCCGGTTTAGCCGTGTTGATGGTTGGCGATAACCCCGCCTCAGCTGCTTATGTTCGCAATAAAGAAAAAGCCTGCGCTAAGGTAGGTATTGCCTCTTTTGGTAAGCATTTTCCTCAAGAAACTAGCCAACAAGAATTAGAGGCGGTTATTGCCGAACTTAACGAAGACGAAAGAGTTGATGGAATTTTGGTACAGCTACCCCTACCTGATCACTTGGATGCTGTGTCTTTGTTACATCAAATACATCCAGATAAAGATGCAGATGGACTGCACCCAGTGAATTTAGGGCGACTAGTACGTGGTGAAAGCGGGTTACGTAGTTGCACTCCTGCGGGAGTAATGCACTTGCTGGCAGAATATAATATTCCTCTGCGGGGAAAAAATGCAGTGGTTATAGGACGCAGCATTTTAGTAGGGAAGCCAATGGCTTTGATGCTACTAGAAGCAGATGCTACTGTCACAGTTGCTCATTCGCGATCGCAAAATCTGGCTAACATCACCAAGAATGCCGATATTATCATCGCCGCAGTTGGTCGTCCAGGACTCATTACATCTGACATGGTAAAACAGGGTGCGATCGTGGTAGATGTGGGGATGAACCGCGTCACTGATGCCAATGGCAATAGTCGCTTAGTCGGCGATGTCGATTTGCAATCAATTGCTGGTGTGGCAGAATATTTCACCCCCGTTCCCGGTGGTGTTGGCCCTATGACCGTTGCCATCTTGTTGCAAAACACCTTTACCAGCTATTTACGCGCTACAAGCTAGTTAAAAGTTATGAGTTATGAATTTTTTACTCCCGATTCATCCTGCATAACTTTTCAGCGCCAAAGCCCCGTAAAATTGTGACGTATAAGACAAACAGCCAAAAGCCAAAAATTGAAGGAATTATAAGAATGGTAGCAGCTGATAACCTTCAGAAGATGCCAGAAACAGCAACCTTTAACCTTGTCGCCTATCTCAAAGAGCGCCAAAAGCTTTGTGATACTGCTCTGGATACATGTATGCCAGTCATATATCCAGAAACGATTTATGAATCAATGCGCTACTCTCTCCTAGCTGGAGGAAAGCGTGTACGTCCCATTCTCTGCCTGGCTACCTGTGAAATGATGGGCGGCACTGTCGAAATGGCTATGCCTACAGCTTGTGCTGTCGAAATGATTCACACAATGTCATTAATTCACGATGACCTGCCAGCAATGGACAATGATGATTATCGTCGTGGTAGATTGACGAATCACAAAGTCTATGGTGACGATATTGCCATTTTGGCTGGAGATGGGTTACTCGCCTTTGCTTTTGAACTGGTTGCCACTCAAACACCAGAAAATGTTCCCAGAGACAAAGTTTTACAGGTAATTGCCCGCTTAGGCAGAGCGCTAGGTGCAGCAGGTTTGGTAGGTGGGCAAGTAGTAGATTTGGAGTCAGAAGGTAAATCTGATATTTCTCTCGAAACCCTCAATTTTATTCACAACCATAAAACTGCTGCCCTACTGGAAGCTTGTGTGGTTTGTGGGGGTATCTTGGCAGGCGCATCCCCAGAAGATGTACAACGACTAACTCGCTACTCACAAAACATTGGTCTGGCATTCCAAATTATTGATGATATTTTGGATGTGACTGCGACTCAAGAACAACTAGGCAAAACAGCGGGTAAAGACCTCGTAGCAAAAAAAGTCACTTATCCTAGTCTGTGGGGAATTGAGCAATCACGCGCTAAAGCTCAACAGCTAATTGAGTCAGCTTGTGCAGAATTAGAGCCATTCGGCAACCTGGCACAACCACTCCAAGCAATAGCGCACTTTATTGTGAATCGTAATAATTAGGACATACCAATTTGGATTGTCAATTTTGGAGCCACTGTCTTGTGGTAAATCATTACTACAAGAGGGTGCGCCACCCTCAAGTGACTATTATGCAACAGTTAGATTCATAGTCTTGACTAACAGGCTACTCCAACAACCCCAAACAATATCAAGTTTGCCAAATTGGCATCAGTTCCTTTTGAGATTTGGAATTTTGGGTTGTGTCTAATTTTTACTTACAAAATAATTACTGCTAATTTTAACTAACTGAACCAAAACACCATGCAGGACATAACCGATATTTTAGACAACCGGGTGCTGGTGGTAGCGCTGGTAGCTTGTTTTATTGCTCAAGCATTGAAACTGGTTATTGAGGTAGTCAAAAATCAAAAACTGAATGTGCGTGTTTTAGTTACGACTGGAGGTATGCCCAGCGCTCATTCGGCTCTAGTCACAGCCCTAGCAGCTGGTATTGGACAAACTGTTGGCTGGGCATCGCCGGAATTTGCCTTAGCAACAGTATTTGCCATTATCGTGATGTATGATGCAGCCGGAGTTCGCCAAGCTGCGGGTAAACAGGCTCGAATACTCAATCAAATGATTGCTGAATTATTTGATGAAAAGCACGAGTTTAGCCAAGACCGCCTCAAGGAATTACTGGGACACACACCGGTACAAGTGATAGCTGGTTCAGCTTTGGGGATCACTATTTACTGGTTGGCAAGGGCAGCTTATTAGTCAAGAGTCAATGGTCATTGGTCAATTGTCGTTTGTTAAAGATACTGAGTGAGAATTTCTCTAATTCTTTTTCTGCTCCCTTTGCTTGCTTACCTCCCTTGTCTTCTAGCACTACTGTACTTTGACGGCTGAACGTAGTAACACTACTTTGCGACTATCGACGAGGATGGCGAAAAAGCCACGCTCGTTGAGTTTTTGCAGTGTATTGTATGCCTGTTGTTGGTTGGTTGTATGAGTTGCTAACAAGTAAGGGCGCTGTCCATAAGAAGCAAAACCGACGTTACCTCCCACAACTTGTTGCACGCTATTAGCTAGTTCTGGACGGTTGTAGTAGTCTACTAGTACGGCGTAACCTTGTCCTAATGGTTGGGGATTATAGCTAACAGTTGGTACTGTTGCTGGTTGTTGAGCCACTTCGGCAGGCTTTGTTGTAATGATGGCAGATAACCCGACAATATTATTGATGTATCTTGCCCAACGATTTGCATATTCAATAGTGTTAAAACCACCTATCCGCGTCACGGTGTCGGTGAGATATTGGCAGGTAGTAGTAGAAATCTCGTTTGGTAAAGCACTCCGCAATTGCCTTTGATATTCTGCTGTGGGAGTAATGACTAGTAATAAATATTCTCCAGGATTGGGCGGTTGGCAGACAGGAATTTTTTGTTGGGCGTTCACAGAAATTGTAGTATTGATTAAACCTGCGATCGCTATTACAAATGCACTAGATATAGTCTCAAATCTCTGCACAAAATTGGGACGCATAAGCTGGATTTTTTAAAAGATTTTATTTTAGTAATTTGTCAATAGTCTATTGTCAAATGTCAATGGTCAAGCAAAATAATCGAGTATTTTGATGAACAAAAACTATTGACGATTGACTATTGACGATTGACCTTTGACTAAGAAACACTAGTAAGAGATGCCAAAGGCTCTGGAATTGTTACTGAAGGTGCATTAAATTCCCCTGTAATTACGTACTCTAATCGTAGTTTCAGCCAGGTAATAAATTGGGGATTTGTAGATATAATCGCTGCTGCGGGTTTAGGACACTGAGCTTTAACTGCTTTCATTTCCGGCGCTTCTAAAAAGGCTGGTTGTTCAACTAACCAAAAATCGATTTGTTTTTCATTTTCATGATAGTGACGAGTGCGTTCTTTCAGCACTTCCTCTAGGGGTTCTTCTTGGACTAGAAAGCGCTGGCTGGCTAAAACGTAATAATATGTTTGCATTTTCATCCTTTGGTTAATAATGGGTTAAATCAGGATACAGAATTAACTCTGTACCCTAATTTAACTAACTCTTACGAAATTTTGAGAACCAAGAACTAAAGGGACAACTACTTCCTGTTGTTTCACTATTTGTTTGTTTGCCACCAGCTGTAAGTTTGTCTAAAAACAGCGTGTTGTCAAAATAGTGTTCTACGGAAATAATTTTTAAATCATCGGTGACACGAGCAACGCTCATACCGACAATTTCAATTGTCTCTCCAGTGGGTACATAGTCTTTGTATGCACCTCTAAAATGTCCCCAGTGCCGCCACTTGAATGTTACGTTTGGTGGCCCTGAAAACACTTCCAGCACTTCCCAAGGGAAACCTTGGGGAAATGTTGTGTGGAAGATTTTGGCTGATGATTCAAAACTTTCTTCTGACGCTTTGTAATGTTCAGAATCAGCCATAAACAAATTGTAAGTACCTTGGTTGCCTAACTCTGCGGCTGTGTAATCTTTTCCGCCATTGGTACTTACACGAAACTTGTCACTCACAACTGATAACCACTGCTGTGGGTTAGATTTGAATGATACCTCCATCTCGAAGGTTCTTACCAAATTCTGCACGATCGCTTCTAACGATCCTTCAACATGATGACATACACTTTCTTTGGCAAGATTTTCTTTGGAGCGCGAATAATCAGGAGGTGTTTGATAACGCCACTCAACATCTGTGCTGGCGGCGATAACTTTATCCCTATCCTGTACCCAAAGCGGTAGGTTGTGAGATTCTGTTGAGGTCATAAAAGTCTGAGTTGAGATTTTAATCAACAAAGTCTGAAAGCTGAAGCTCAAAAGCTGAAACATTGATTTCATACTTCACGCTTCACACTTCATACTTTTTTCTGGATTTTGCAGTTACAACCCCTCTTGATATTGAAGTTTAAAGCTGAAACATTCATTTCATACTTGACACTTCATACTTCATACTTCAGTATGGCTTGTTTCATCTCTCGGACTGCTCTTTCTATGCCGACTAAAGCTGCCCGACTGATGATCGTATGACCGATGTTAAGTTCTTCCATTCCGGGAAGCGCGGCGACCGGATAAACATTCCAGTAAGTGAGTCCATGACCAGCATTCACCCGCAGTCCGGCTTTAATTGCTTGTTCGCACCCTGTAGCCAATATGGCTAGTTCTTTTTGGCGAGTGGTTTCATTATTAGCTTCAGCATACTGGCCAGTGTGCAGTTCAATAAATTTTGCTTGTATTTTGACAGATGCTTCGATTTGTGCAGGTACGGCATCGATAAACAAACTGACAGGAATGGCAGCGCTTTGCAATTTATCGACAATTTCTCCTATTCTAGCAATTTGCCCAACGATATCGAGTCCGCCTTCTGTGGTTACTTCTTCGCGTTTTTCCGGGACTAAAGTGACATAATCTGGTTTAATGTCAAGAGCGATCGCCAGCATTTCATCTGTAGCGGCCATTTCTAAATTAAGATGTGTTCTCACTGTTTGCCGTAACAAACGTACATCTCGGTCTTGAATATGCCGCCTGTCTTCTCGCAAATGTACTGTAATTCCATCTGCACCCCCTAATTC
This window of the Nostoc sp. HK-01 genome carries:
- a CDS encoding farnesyl-diphosphate synthase, whose protein sequence is MVAADNLQKMPETATFNLVAYLKERQKLCDTALDTCMPVIYPETIYESMRYSLLAGGKRVRPILCLATCEMMGGTVEMAMPTACAVEMIHTMSLIHDDLPAMDNDDYRRGRLTNHKVYGDDIAILAGDGLLAFAFELVATQTPENVPRDKVLQVIARLGRALGAAGLVGGQVVDLESEGKSDISLETLNFIHNHKTAALLEACVVCGGILAGASPEDVQRLTRYSQNIGLAFQIIDDILDVTATQEQLGKTAGKDLVAKKVTYPSLWGIEQSRAKAQQLIESACAELEPFGNLAQPLQAIAHFIVNRNN
- a CDS encoding pyridoxal phosphate biosynthetic protein PdxJ produces the protein MPTLGVNIDHIATIRQARRTVEPDPVAAAVLAELGGADGITVHLREDRRHIQDRDVRLLRQTVRTHLNLEMAATDEMLAIALDIKPDYVTLVPEKREEVTTEGGLDIVGQIARIGEIVDKLQSAAIPVSLFIDAVPAQIEASVKIQAKFIELHTGQYAEANNETTRQKELAILATGCEQAIKAGLRVNAGHGLTYWNVYPVAALPGMEELNIGHTIISRAALVGIERAVREMKQAILKYEV
- a CDS encoding methenyltetrahydrofolate cyclohydrolase, with product METTTAKLLDGKALAAKIHQQLQTQIHQLQAKVGRPPGLAVLMVGDNPASAAYVRNKEKACAKVGIASFGKHFPQETSQQELEAVIAELNEDERVDGILVQLPLPDHLDAVSLLHQIHPDKDADGLHPVNLGRLVRGESGLRSCTPAGVMHLLAEYNIPLRGKNAVVIGRSILVGKPMALMLLEADATVTVAHSRSQNLANITKNADIIIAAVGRPGLITSDMVKQGAIVVDVGMNRVTDANGNSRLVGDVDLQSIAGVAEYFTPVPGGVGPMTVAILLQNTFTSYLRATS
- a CDS encoding NUDIX hydrolase is translated as MTNQLPEVAIAILYQDNKYLMQLRDNIPTIAAAGCWGLFGGHIEPGETPEVAVKRELIEEIGYELPTFAEFGCYPDEKVIRYVFQAPLLVDINQLELNEGWDMGLLTLEDISSGSCYSAIAGEIRPLGTMHQRIMLDFINQQSADK
- a CDS encoding pathogenesis related protein → MTSTESHNLPLWVQDRDKVIAASTDVEWRYQTPPDYSRSKENLAKESVCHHVEGSLEAIVQNLVRTFEMEVSFKSNPQQWLSVVSDKFRVSTNGGKDYTAAELGNQGTYNLFMADSEHYKASEESFESSAKIFHTTFPQGFPWEVLEVFSGPPNVTFKWRHWGHFRGAYKDYVPTGETIEIVGMSVARVTDDLKIISVEHYFDNTLFLDKLTAGGKQTNSETTGSSCPFSSWFSKFRKS
- a CDS encoding acid phosphatase/vanadium-dependent haloperoxidase-related protein; this translates as MQDITDILDNRVLVVALVACFIAQALKLVIEVVKNQKLNVRVLVTTGGMPSAHSALVTALAAGIGQTVGWASPEFALATVFAIIVMYDAAGVRQAAGKQARILNQMIAELFDEKHEFSQDRLKELLGHTPVQVIAGSALGITIYWLARAAY